The following DNA comes from Vibrio gigantis.
ATCAGTTAAGCCTCTAGAGATGACGCTAGAGAAGAACATGCCCATTGGTTCTGGTTTAGGTTCAAGTGCATGTTCAATCGTAGCGGCGCTTGATGCGCTAAACCGTTTTCACGGTCAGCCACTGAATGAAACTGAACTGCTTGCTCTGATGGGCGAGATGGAAGGTAAGATTTCAGGCGGTATTCACTACGATAACGTTGCGCCATGTTACCTTGGTGGCGTGCAATTAATGCTTGAAGAGTTAGGCATCATTAGCCAAGAAGTACCGTGTTTTGATGACTGGTACTGGGTAATGGCTTATCCGGGTATTAAGGTTTCAACGGCAGAAGCGAGAGAGATCTTACCATCTCAGTACCGCCGTCAGGATATCATTGCTCATGGTCGCCACTTAGCGGGCTTTATCCATGCGTGCCACTCAGGCCAACCTGAACTGGCAGCGAAGATGATCAAAGACGTGATCGCTGAACCATATCGTGAGAAACTGCTTCCAGGGTTTGCTGACGCTCGTAAATATGCGTTGTCGGCTGGTGCACTGGCTACTGGTATTTCTGGTAGTGGCCCAACTCTATTTAGCATTTGCAAAGAACAAGATGTCGCCGAGCGTGTTGCACGCTGGTTAGAACAAAATTACGTACAAAATGAAGAAGGATTCGTTCACGTTTGTCGCCTAGATAAGCAAGGTTCGATCGTTACAGGAAGTGAGTTATGAAACTGTACAACATCAAAGAAAATGATGAACAAGTCTCTTTTGGCCAAGCCGTTCGTCAAGGCTTAGGCCGTAATCAAGGTCTATTTTTCCCATCAGAACTACCAAAGTTTGATGATATCGATGCGCTGCTAGCAGAGGACTTTGTCCCTCGTAGTTCAAAGATATTATCGGCACTTATCGGTGATGAATTACCGAAAGAGCAGATCGATCAAATGGTGGATGCAGCGTTCCAATTCCCTGCACCAATCAACCAAGTAAAAGACGGCGTTTACGCACTTGAGCTTTTCCACGGCCCAACACTGGCATTTAAAGATTTCGGCGGCCGTTTCATGGCTCAATCTTTAGCGGCAGTTTCAGATGGTGGTCAAATCACTATCTTAACGGCGACATCAGGTGATACTGGTGCGGCGGTTGCGCATGCTTTCTACGGTATGGAAGACATCAACGTTGTGATTCTTTACCCGAAAGGCAAGATCAGCCCTCTGCAAGAGAAGCTGTTCTGTACACTAGGTAAGAACATCCACACTGTTGCGATTGATGGCGACTTTGATGCATGTCAGGCTCTAGTGAAAGACTCATTTGATGACGCTGAACTGCGTAAAGAGATTGGCCTTAACTCG
Coding sequences within:
- the thrB gene encoding homoserine kinase; this translates as MDVVVYAPASIGNVSVGFDVLGAAVSPVDGTLLGDRVMVTAGDKPFSLKTAGSFVSKLPTEVKENIVYDCWVVFSRELDKKGISVKPLEMTLEKNMPIGSGLGSSACSIVAALDALNRFHGQPLNETELLALMGEMEGKISGGIHYDNVAPCYLGGVQLMLEELGIISQEVPCFDDWYWVMAYPGIKVSTAEAREILPSQYRRQDIIAHGRHLAGFIHACHSGQPELAAKMIKDVIAEPYREKLLPGFADARKYALSAGALATGISGSGPTLFSICKEQDVAERVARWLEQNYVQNEEGFVHVCRLDKQGSIVTGSEL